The following proteins are encoded in a genomic region of Xanthomonas cassavae CFBP 4642:
- a CDS encoding glutathione peroxidase, with protein sequence MRDLSSFEFTDLDGRTQAMRDYLGKVVLVVNVASRCGFTPQYAGLQALWQRYRERGLVVIGFPCDQFGHQEPGDEAQIRQFCSLDYSVDFPLSSKIEVNGSGAHPLWQWLKHEQRGVLGSEAIKWNFTKFLIGRDGAVLERYAPTTKPDALAADIERALVES encoded by the coding sequence ATGCGCGATCTTTCCAGCTTCGAATTCACCGACCTGGACGGTCGCACGCAGGCGATGCGCGATTACCTGGGCAAGGTGGTGCTGGTAGTGAATGTAGCGTCCAGGTGCGGCTTTACCCCGCAATACGCCGGGTTGCAGGCGCTGTGGCAGCGCTACCGTGAGCGCGGGCTGGTGGTGATCGGATTCCCCTGCGACCAGTTCGGGCATCAGGAACCGGGCGACGAGGCGCAGATCCGGCAGTTCTGTTCGCTCGACTATTCGGTGGATTTTCCGTTGTCGTCCAAGATCGAGGTCAATGGCAGTGGAGCGCATCCGCTGTGGCAGTGGCTCAAGCACGAGCAACGCGGCGTGCTGGGGTCCGAGGCCATCAAATGGAATTTCACCAAGTTCCTGATCGGCCGCGACGGCGCGGTGCTGGAGCGTTACGCCCCGACCACCAAACCGGACGCGCTGGCTGCGGACATCGAGCGCGCGCTAGTTGAATCGTAG
- a CDS encoding oligopeptide:H+ symporter, which yields MTTTTLPGPTAGARLPRQIPFIIGNEACERFSFYGMRNILVQFLITSLLLQEISGPGREAEAKHILHSFMIGVYFFPLLGGWLADRLFGKYNTILWFSLVYCAGHACLAMFEGSRNGFFVGLGLIALGAGGIKPLVASFMGDQFDQSNKHLAKVVFDAFYWIINFGSLFASLLIPLALKNLGPSWAFGIPGILMFVATLVFWLGRNRYVRVPLPPKDPHGFGAVVRTALLTRVPGQGRPGLVLASLSVVLALASFAWVQPLGIVICLCMALVLLLAGIGGGTWWQLDRARGTHPDAAVEGVRALLRVLVIFALVTPFFSLFDQKASTWVLQGREMTMPAWFTASQMQAINPLLVMLLIPFNNLVLYPLLRRVGWEPTPLRRMTSGIAFSGVAWIVVGAIQVVMDGGEPMHIAWQILPYALLTFGEVLVSATGIEFAYSQAPPSMKGVVMSFWYLTTTVGNLWVLLSNVAVRNETVTAHIADTGLSEAAFLMFFFAAFAFLAALAFGLYARGYRMVDNYRSA from the coding sequence TTGACCACCACGACCTTGCCCGGCCCCACTGCCGGCGCGCGCCTGCCGCGCCAGATTCCTTTCATCATCGGCAATGAAGCCTGCGAGCGTTTCAGCTTCTATGGGATGCGCAACATCCTGGTGCAGTTCCTGATCACTTCGCTGCTGCTGCAGGAGATCAGCGGCCCCGGCCGCGAGGCCGAAGCCAAGCACATCCTGCACAGCTTCATGATCGGGGTGTATTTCTTCCCGTTGCTGGGTGGGTGGCTGGCCGATCGGCTGTTCGGCAAATACAACACCATCCTGTGGTTCAGCCTGGTCTACTGCGCCGGGCACGCGTGCCTTGCGATGTTCGAAGGCAGCCGCAACGGTTTCTTCGTCGGGCTGGGGCTGATCGCGCTGGGCGCGGGCGGTATCAAGCCGCTGGTGGCCTCGTTCATGGGCGACCAGTTCGACCAGTCCAACAAGCATCTGGCCAAGGTGGTGTTCGACGCCTTCTACTGGATCATCAATTTCGGCTCGTTGTTCGCCTCGCTGCTGATTCCGTTGGCGCTGAAGAACCTGGGGCCGTCCTGGGCGTTCGGCATCCCCGGCATCCTGATGTTCGTGGCCACGCTGGTGTTCTGGCTGGGGCGCAACCGGTACGTGCGGGTGCCGTTGCCGCCGAAGGACCCGCACGGATTCGGCGCGGTGGTGCGCACCGCGCTGCTGACGCGCGTGCCGGGGCAGGGCCGTCCGGGCCTGGTGCTGGCCTCGCTCTCGGTGGTGCTGGCGCTGGCGAGTTTCGCCTGGGTCCAGCCGCTGGGCATCGTCATCTGCCTGTGCATGGCGCTGGTGCTGTTGCTGGCCGGCATCGGCGGCGGCACCTGGTGGCAGCTGGATCGCGCGCGCGGCACGCATCCGGATGCGGCGGTGGAAGGGGTGCGTGCCTTGCTGCGGGTGCTGGTGATCTTCGCGCTGGTGACGCCATTCTTCTCGCTGTTCGACCAGAAGGCCTCGACCTGGGTGCTGCAGGGGCGCGAGATGACCATGCCGGCCTGGTTCACCGCGTCGCAGATGCAGGCGATCAATCCGCTGCTGGTGATGCTGCTGATCCCGTTCAACAATCTGGTGCTGTACCCGCTGCTGCGCCGGGTTGGCTGGGAGCCCACGCCGTTACGGCGCATGACCAGCGGCATCGCCTTCAGTGGCGTGGCCTGGATTGTGGTGGGGGCGATCCAGGTGGTGATGGATGGCGGCGAGCCGATGCATATCGCCTGGCAGATCCTGCCCTATGCCTTGCTCACCTTCGGCGAGGTGCTGGTGTCGGCCACCGGCATCGAGTTTGCCTACAGCCAGGCGCCGCCGTCAATGAAGGGTGTGGTGATGAGTTTCTGGTATCTGACCACCACGGTCGGCAACCTGTGGGTGCTGCTATCGAACGTGGCGGTGCGCAACGAGACGGTGACCGCGCATATCGCCGATACTGGACTCAGCGAAGCGGCGTTCCTGATGTTCTTCTTCGCGGCCTTCGCATTCCTGGCGGCACTGGCCTTCGGCCTGTATGCGCGCGGTTATCGCATGGTCGACAATTACCGTTCTGCCTGA
- a CDS encoding M14 family metallopeptidase, producing MPRYTRLALGLLLSTSVSTVLAAEPLTSVAERSGFVQTGRYDEVIALCDAFAQRYPQAVRCMQFGTTPEGRPMKALVVSTSGALDADAAAQRKLPVVLIQGGIHAGEIDGKDAGFLALRELLDGKAGKGVLDKLVWVFVPVFNIDGHERFGALNRPNQRGPEQMGWRTTAQNLNLNRDYLKADAPEMQAMLRLVQQWDPLMVVDLHVTDGAKFEHDVSVQVEPVHAGDTALQRDGTRWRDAVLADLRKQGSLPLPYYPSFVREDDPTSGFADDVSPPRFSHGYFLLRNRFGMLVETHSWKDYPTRVRVTRNAIVSVLQQTARHGTAWRADALAADQRASRLAGTSEPLSFAAGPKARTVAFRGYAYTRTPSPISGALMTRYDESTPQIWNVPLRDQIAPDLVVDAPRGGYLVPAAQAAFVAEKLRLHGVAFRTIDSAADYPVQSFRAEDTRFAARSKEGHQTVEVSGQWREERRAVPAGSLFVPIAQPKARLVMAMLEPQAPDSLLQWGFFNTAFERKEYMEAYVAEDVARDMLARDAGLKAQFEQRLANDTTFAADPQARLEFFARRHSSWDERYQLYPVLRTAQTDF from the coding sequence ATGCCCCGCTACACCCGCCTGGCCCTGGGCCTGTTGTTATCGACTTCCGTTTCCACTGTGCTTGCCGCCGAGCCGCTGACCAGCGTGGCCGAGCGCAGCGGGTTCGTGCAGACCGGCCGCTACGACGAAGTCATTGCGCTGTGCGATGCCTTTGCGCAGCGCTATCCACAGGCGGTGCGCTGCATGCAGTTCGGCACCACGCCCGAAGGCCGGCCAATGAAGGCGCTGGTCGTCTCCACCAGCGGCGCGCTGGATGCAGACGCCGCCGCGCAACGCAAACTGCCGGTGGTGCTGATCCAGGGCGGCATCCATGCCGGCGAGATCGATGGCAAGGACGCCGGCTTCCTGGCCTTGCGCGAGCTGCTGGACGGCAAGGCCGGCAAGGGCGTGCTCGACAAGCTGGTGTGGGTGTTCGTGCCGGTGTTCAACATCGATGGCCATGAGCGCTTCGGCGCCTTGAACCGCCCCAACCAGCGCGGGCCGGAACAGATGGGCTGGCGCACCACCGCGCAGAACCTCAACCTCAACCGCGACTACCTCAAGGCCGACGCGCCGGAAATGCAGGCCATGCTGCGCCTGGTGCAGCAATGGGACCCGCTGATGGTCGTGGACCTGCACGTCACCGACGGCGCCAAGTTCGAGCACGACGTCTCGGTGCAGGTGGAGCCGGTGCACGCGGGCGACACCGCCCTGCAGCGCGACGGCACCCGTTGGCGCGATGCGGTGCTGGCCGACCTGCGCAAGCAGGGCTCGCTGCCGCTGCCGTATTACCCCTCCTTCGTGCGCGAGGACGATCCCACCTCCGGCTTTGCCGACGACGTGTCGCCGCCGCGCTTCTCGCATGGCTATTTCCTGCTGCGCAATCGCTTCGGCATGCTGGTGGAAACGCACTCGTGGAAGGATTACCCCACGCGCGTGCGGGTGACCCGCAACGCCATCGTCTCGGTGCTGCAGCAGACAGCCAGACATGGCACCGCCTGGCGCGCCGATGCGCTGGCTGCCGACCAACGCGCCAGTCGCCTGGCCGGCACGTCCGAGCCACTGAGTTTTGCGGCCGGCCCCAAGGCGCGCACCGTGGCGTTTCGCGGCTATGCGTACACGCGTACGCCCTCGCCGATTTCCGGCGCATTGATGACGCGCTACGACGAGAGCACCCCGCAAATCTGGAACGTGCCGCTGCGCGATCAGATCGCCCCCGATCTGGTGGTCGACGCGCCGCGCGGCGGCTATCTGGTGCCGGCCGCGCAGGCCGCCTTCGTCGCAGAGAAGTTGCGCCTGCACGGCGTCGCCTTCCGCACCATCGACAGTGCTGCCGACTACCCGGTGCAGAGCTTCCGTGCCGAAGACACCCGTTTTGCGGCACGTTCCAAAGAAGGCCATCAAACCGTGGAAGTCAGTGGGCAATGGCGCGAGGAACGCCGCGCCGTCCCGGCCGGCTCGCTGTTCGTGCCCATCGCCCAACCCAAGGCGCGCCTGGTGATGGCGATGCTGGAACCACAGGCGCCGGACTCGTTGCTGCAGTGGGGCTTTTTCAATACCGCCTTCGAACGCAAGGAATACATGGAGGCCTACGTCGCCGAAGACGTGGCGCGCGACATGCTGGCCCGCGATGCCGGACTGAAGGCGCAGTTCGAACAGCGCCTGGCCAACGACACGACCTTTGCCGCCGACCCGCAGGCGCGGCTGGAATTTTTCGCCCGGCGCCATTCCTCCTGGGACGAGCGCTATCAGCTGTATCCGGTGCTGCGGACCGCGCAGACCGACTTCTGA
- a CDS encoding rhomboid family intramembrane serine protease: MITLILIAITGIVSWMAFNNRKLNDRLILWPPAVDKHKQYDRLVTYGFIHADLGHLVFNMVTLFFFGRVIENVMLQLTGSVLTYPLFYLAALVVSILPSYLKNQNNPNYLSLGASGAVSAVLFAFILLQPWTIILVLFIPAPAIIYAVFYVGYSLWMDRRGGDRINHSAHLAGAAFGVMFMLIMEPRVLQIFLEQLSNPRLG, translated from the coding sequence ATGATTACCCTGATCTTGATCGCCATCACCGGCATCGTCTCCTGGATGGCGTTCAACAACCGCAAGTTGAACGACCGCCTGATCCTGTGGCCGCCGGCGGTGGACAAGCACAAGCAGTACGACCGGCTGGTGACCTACGGCTTCATCCATGCCGACCTGGGCCACCTGGTCTTCAACATGGTCACGCTGTTCTTCTTCGGCCGGGTGATCGAGAACGTGATGCTGCAGCTCACCGGCAGTGTGCTGACCTATCCGCTGTTCTATCTGGCCGCGCTGGTGGTGTCGATCCTGCCCAGCTACCTGAAGAACCAGAACAACCCCAACTATTTGAGTCTGGGCGCCTCCGGTGCGGTGTCGGCGGTGCTGTTCGCCTTCATCCTGCTGCAGCCGTGGACCATCATCCTGGTGCTGTTCATTCCGGCACCGGCGATCATCTATGCGGTGTTCTACGTGGGCTACAGCCTGTGGATGGACCGCCGCGGTGGCGATCGCATCAACCACAGCGCGCACCTGGCCGGTGCGGCCTTCGGGGTGATGTTCATGCTGATCATGGAGCCGCGGGTACTGCAGATCTTCCTGGAGCAGCTGTCCAACCCGCGCTTGGGCTGA
- a CDS encoding DUF3298 and DUF4163 domain-containing protein has protein sequence MGRLLAGNGVRGLLMLALLTGCTQREPATAEPAEPVADAAVATPPPVEPAMVQSGPLEDVIEHAPAYMVGISYPRGLDAYPELTALIRRYAQDARSELMQAVSGLGNDKPAAPYELSLAFETVLQTADLIVISADGSRYTGGAHGEPLVARFVWLVKERKQLTAQALIPDAAGWGKIGSAVAAQLHAAATQRVEADRVPIEEQAEQVASADRMIAEGTAAQVDNFAQFVPVLNAAGQITALRFVFPPYQVGPYSDGTQTADVTASTLLPWVAPEYVHLFAR, from the coding sequence ATGGGGCGGTTGCTTGCAGGAAATGGGGTGCGGGGCCTGCTGATGCTGGCGCTGTTGACGGGTTGCACGCAGCGCGAACCGGCTACTGCCGAGCCGGCCGAACCGGTGGCCGATGCCGCTGTGGCAACGCCGCCGCCGGTCGAGCCGGCAATGGTGCAGAGCGGTCCGCTGGAAGACGTGATCGAGCATGCGCCTGCCTATATGGTGGGTATCAGCTACCCGCGCGGCCTGGATGCCTATCCGGAACTGACCGCGTTGATCCGCAGATACGCGCAGGACGCGCGCAGCGAATTGATGCAGGCCGTCTCCGGTCTCGGCAACGACAAGCCTGCCGCGCCCTACGAGTTGTCACTGGCATTCGAAACGGTGTTGCAGACCGCCGACCTGATCGTGATTTCCGCCGACGGCAGCCGCTATACCGGCGGTGCACATGGCGAGCCATTGGTCGCGCGTTTCGTGTGGCTGGTCAAGGAGCGCAAGCAGTTGACTGCGCAGGCGCTGATTCCGGATGCGGCAGGGTGGGGCAAGATCGGGAGTGCGGTGGCCGCACAGCTACACGCCGCTGCCACGCAGCGCGTGGAAGCCGACCGCGTGCCGATCGAAGAACAAGCCGAACAGGTGGCATCGGCCGATCGCATGATCGCCGAGGGCACTGCCGCGCAGGTGGACAACTTCGCGCAGTTCGTCCCGGTGTTGAATGCTGCCGGGCAGATCACTGCATTGCGTTTCGTGTTTCCTCCGTATCAGGTAGGGCCATACTCGGATGGCACGCAAACGGCCGACGTCACGGCATCCACATTGCTGCCGTGGGTCGCGCCGGAATATGTACATCTCTTCGCTCGCTGA
- a CDS encoding M3 family metallopeptidase, with the protein MTTRLAFALAASLGLAMPSYSIGAPATTQAATQANPFFADSTLPLHYPQFDKISDSDFAPAFDAGMAEQLTEVDRIASQKAKPSFENTVIALEQSGATLDRATTVFFNLVGADTNDARKKLQADYSAKFAAHRDAISLNGKLFARIQTLYDQRAKLGLDAQGVRLVEKYYSDFVRDGAKLSDADKTTLKAMNAELAKLGTTFSQNVLAEVNAAAVVVDDVKQLDGLSDEQIAAAAEAAKARKLEGKYVIALLNTTGQPPLTQLKNRELRKKIYDASVSRGSHGGQYDNTALVSRIMKLRADKAKLLGFPTYAAYSLENQTAKTPEAVNAMLGKLAPAAVANAKREAADLQAMIDKEQKAARKPTFKLEAWDWAYYSEKVRQAKYNFDESQLKPYFELKNVLENGVFYAANQEYGLTFKQRTDLPTYRDDITVYDVFDADGKQLAIFIADMYARESKRGGAWMNSYVSQSDLTGFKPVVANHLNIPKPPAGQPTLLTWDEVTTMFHEFGHALHGMFSDVKYPYFSGTSVPRDFVEFPSQVNEMWADESSILKNYAKHYQNGTPMPQALLDKVIAASKFNQGFATTEYLGAAMLDQNWHQASASDVPDAAGVMAFEAKALQQDGIAYAPVPPRYKTPYFSHIMGGYAAGYYAYIWSEVLDANTQQWFKQHGGLSRANGDRFRKTLLSRGGSVDAMELFQNFAGHAPQIEPLLEKRGLSAQGGDGATPEAPQSKP; encoded by the coding sequence TTGACCACCCGTCTCGCTTTTGCCCTGGCCGCTTCCCTGGGACTTGCCATGCCGTCCTACAGCATCGGCGCGCCCGCCACCACGCAGGCCGCCACCCAAGCCAACCCCTTCTTTGCCGACAGCACCCTGCCGCTGCACTACCCGCAGTTCGACAAGATCAGCGACAGCGACTTCGCACCCGCCTTCGATGCCGGCATGGCCGAGCAGTTGACGGAAGTGGACAGGATCGCCAGCCAGAAGGCCAAGCCGAGCTTCGAGAACACCGTCATCGCGCTGGAACAGAGCGGCGCCACGCTCGACCGCGCCACCACCGTGTTCTTCAACCTGGTCGGTGCCGACACCAACGATGCGCGCAAGAAGCTGCAGGCCGATTATTCGGCCAAGTTCGCCGCTCACCGCGATGCGATCTCGCTCAACGGCAAGCTGTTTGCGCGCATCCAGACCTTGTACGACCAACGCGCCAAGCTGGGACTGGATGCGCAAGGTGTGCGCCTGGTCGAGAAGTACTACAGCGACTTCGTGCGCGACGGCGCCAAGCTCTCCGATGCAGACAAGACCACGCTCAAGGCGATGAATGCCGAGCTGGCCAAGCTGGGCACCACCTTCAGCCAGAACGTACTGGCCGAGGTGAATGCCGCTGCCGTCGTTGTCGATGACGTCAAGCAACTGGATGGTTTGTCGGACGAACAGATCGCCGCTGCTGCCGAAGCGGCGAAGGCGCGCAAGCTCGAAGGCAAGTACGTGATTGCGCTGCTCAACACCACCGGCCAGCCGCCGCTGACCCAGCTGAAGAACCGCGAGCTGCGCAAGAAGATCTACGACGCCTCGGTGTCGCGCGGCAGCCATGGCGGCCAGTACGACAACACCGCGCTGGTGTCGCGCATCATGAAGCTACGTGCCGACAAGGCCAAGCTGCTTGGCTTCCCGACCTACGCTGCCTATTCGCTGGAAAACCAGACCGCCAAGACTCCGGAAGCGGTCAATGCGATGCTCGGCAAGCTGGCACCGGCTGCGGTTGCCAATGCCAAGCGCGAAGCCGCCGACCTGCAGGCGATGATCGACAAGGAACAAAAGGCCGCGCGCAAGCCGACCTTCAAGCTCGAAGCGTGGGACTGGGCGTATTACAGCGAGAAGGTGCGCCAGGCCAAGTACAACTTCGACGAGTCGCAGCTCAAGCCGTACTTCGAGCTCAAGAACGTGCTGGAAAACGGCGTGTTCTATGCGGCCAACCAGGAATACGGCCTGACCTTCAAACAGCGCACCGACCTGCCGACCTACCGCGACGACATCACCGTCTATGACGTGTTCGATGCCGACGGCAAGCAGCTGGCGATCTTCATCGCCGACATGTACGCCCGCGAATCCAAGCGCGGTGGCGCCTGGATGAACTCCTATGTGTCGCAGTCGGACCTGACCGGGTTCAAGCCGGTGGTGGCCAATCACCTCAACATCCCCAAGCCGCCGGCCGGCCAGCCGACGCTGCTGACCTGGGACGAAGTGACCACCATGTTCCATGAGTTCGGACATGCGCTGCACGGCATGTTCTCCGACGTCAAATATCCGTATTTCTCCGGCACCAGCGTGCCGCGCGACTTCGTCGAGTTCCCCTCGCAGGTCAACGAGATGTGGGCCGACGAGTCGTCCATCCTGAAGAACTACGCCAAGCATTATCAGAACGGCACGCCGATGCCGCAGGCCTTGCTGGACAAGGTGATTGCTGCGTCCAAGTTCAATCAGGGCTTTGCCACCACCGAGTACCTGGGTGCGGCGATGCTGGACCAGAACTGGCACCAGGCCAGCGCCAGCGACGTGCCCGATGCGGCCGGCGTCATGGCGTTCGAAGCCAAGGCCCTGCAGCAAGATGGCATTGCCTATGCGCCGGTGCCGCCGCGCTACAAGACGCCGTATTTCAGCCACATCATGGGCGGCTACGCGGCCGGGTACTACGCCTACATCTGGTCCGAAGTGCTGGATGCCAACACCCAGCAGTGGTTCAAGCAACATGGTGGCCTGAGCCGTGCCAATGGCGACCGCTTCCGCAAGACCCTGCTCTCGCGCGGCGGCAGCGTGGACGCAATGGAGCTGTTCCAGAACTTTGCCGGCCATGCGCCGCAGATCGAGCCGCTGCTCGAAAAGCGCGGCCTGAGCGCCCAGGGTGGCGATGGCGCCACACCAGAGGCACCGCAGTCCAAGCCGTAA
- a CDS encoding ferredoxin--NADP reductase, with protein MSSAFGAETVLEVRHWTDAYFSFTTTRDPGFRFENGQFVMIGLETETRPLLRAYSIASANWEEQLEFFSIKVPDGPLTSRLQHIQPGDKVLVGKKPTGTLLIGDLHPGRNLYLLGTGTGLAPWLSIIKDPETYERFDKVILTQGVRFVQDLAYRDYFERELPQHEFLGDILRDKLLYYPAVTREAFANQGRLTELMADGRMQQTLGLPTLDPANDRFMICGSPQMLADLRTLLDARGFQTSPRIGTPGHYVFERAFVEK; from the coding sequence ATGTCTTCCGCTTTTGGCGCCGAAACGGTGCTCGAGGTCCGTCACTGGACCGATGCCTACTTCAGCTTCACCACCACCCGCGACCCCGGTTTCCGTTTCGAGAACGGCCAGTTCGTGATGATCGGCCTGGAAACCGAAACGCGCCCGTTGCTGCGAGCGTATTCGATCGCCAGTGCCAACTGGGAAGAGCAGCTGGAGTTTTTCAGCATCAAGGTGCCCGATGGCCCGCTGACCTCGCGGCTGCAACACATCCAGCCCGGCGACAAGGTGCTGGTCGGCAAGAAACCCACCGGTACGCTGCTGATCGGCGACCTGCACCCGGGCCGCAACTTGTACCTGCTGGGCACCGGCACCGGGCTGGCGCCGTGGCTGTCGATCATCAAGGACCCGGAAACCTACGAACGTTTCGACAAGGTGATCCTGACCCAGGGCGTGCGCTTCGTGCAGGATCTGGCCTACCGCGATTACTTCGAGCGCGAGCTGCCGCAGCACGAATTCCTCGGCGACATCCTGCGCGACAAATTGCTGTATTACCCGGCAGTGACCCGCGAAGCCTTCGCCAACCAGGGCCGGCTGACTGAGCTGATGGCCGATGGCCGCATGCAGCAGACGCTGGGCCTGCCCACGCTGGACCCGGCCAACGACCGCTTCATGATCTGCGGCAGCCCGCAGATGCTGGCCGACCTGCGCACGCTGCTGGACGCACGCGGCTTCCAGACCTCGCCGCGCATCGGCACGCCGGGGCATTACGTGTTCGAGCGTGCGTTCGTCGAGAAGTGA
- a CDS encoding MarR family winged helix-turn-helix transcriptional regulator, whose product MSSFDPTANRVDHTCARYPEFPREPAVLVRLIKHLYKRMHTQSCVRLKPYGISPPEYDILMMLHGTPEQAITPTEVAEAASEKPANITRLTDQLCEKGLIARGGSPDDRRKIVLTLQPAGLALIESLLPEACTLLDAQTAGISDAEQVRLEKLLKKLLDGVDTVEP is encoded by the coding sequence ATGAGTAGTTTCGATCCAACCGCAAACCGCGTGGACCACACCTGCGCGCGTTACCCGGAATTCCCGCGGGAACCGGCCGTCCTGGTGAGGTTGATCAAGCATCTCTACAAGCGAATGCACACGCAAAGCTGCGTGCGGCTCAAGCCGTACGGCATCAGCCCGCCGGAATACGACATCCTGATGATGCTCCACGGCACGCCGGAGCAGGCCATCACGCCCACCGAAGTGGCCGAGGCGGCCAGCGAGAAACCCGCCAACATCACCCGGCTCACCGATCAGCTCTGCGAGAAGGGCTTGATCGCCCGCGGTGGCAGTCCCGACGATCGGCGCAAGATCGTACTGACCTTGCAGCCGGCAGGGCTGGCCTTGATCGAAAGCCTGTTGCCGGAAGCGTGCACGCTGTTGGATGCGCAAACGGCCGGCATCAGCGATGCCGAACAGGTGCGCCTGGAGAAGTTGTTGAAGAAGCTGCTCGATGGCGTGGATACGGTGGAGCCCTAG
- a CDS encoding GNAT family N-acetyltransferase, protein MKAATVHVDHDPTQQHFVVDTDGQRAELVYRRDSAGMTIAYTLVPEAIAGRGIAAALVEAALEFARAAGLKVVPVCSYAQAYVRRHPQFQDLLA, encoded by the coding sequence ATGAAGGCAGCGACAGTGCACGTCGACCATGACCCGACACAGCAGCATTTCGTCGTAGACACCGATGGACAACGCGCCGAGCTGGTGTACCGCCGCGACAGTGCAGGCATGACCATCGCCTACACGCTGGTGCCGGAGGCGATCGCGGGTCGCGGGATCGCTGCCGCGTTGGTCGAGGCCGCTCTGGAGTTTGCCCGGGCAGCCGGGCTGAAGGTGGTACCCGTGTGCAGTTATGCGCAGGCCTACGTGCGTCGACATCCACAGTTTCAGGATCTGCTGGCCTAA